GCCTGGATGAGGTCCGCGTTCATGGCGACGAGTTCCGCGGTCTGCCGTTCGAGGTCATTGCGGCTCACGAAGAGCTCTTCGGAGCGCTGGACGAGCGCCTGTTGCGTCTCCTCGCGTTCGATCGTGGTGCCGAGGATATTCGCGACGATGCGTAGCCCGTGTGCCTCCTGATCCGTCCACGCGCGGTCCTTGTCGCACTGATCGAGTGTGAGTATGCCCCACCATGCGCCGGCGACCCGGATGGGGACCATCACGCTCGATGCGGAACCGAGCGCGTTCAGCGCGGTGCGTTCGTCCACCGGAGTCATCTCCGGGCGGACGATGACCGTGTGGTGGGCAGTGAATGCATCTATCCAGCGCTGCAGACCGAGTGTGGGAAGATGCAGGGTGTGCGTCGGGACCCTGCGGCAGCAACTCTCCGATGAGGCATAGATCCATTTCTGTTGAAGCGTGAGGTCCCATGAGTTGTCCGCACGGCACGACGAGGTGAAGAGGCAGGCCCTGCTCGCCCGCGCGGCCGTCGCAACACACGAGAGCACCCTGGCGATGGGGTCCCGCCATGTGGTTGCCGTGATGATCAGATCTGCAGCGGACGTGATCGCGGCAAGCAGCGAGACGGAGTCACGGAGCTGGGTCTCCATGGCATGCCGCTGAGAGAGGTCCTTGCAGAATCCGAGGAACTCATTCGGACCGATCCGGACGGCATCGACCTGCAAGCGGATCTTCGATCCATTGCGACGCTGTATGACCAGATCGCCTGATGAATGCCCCGTCCGCATGAGCCGGTCGAAATGTCGTTTGCCTTCCTCCATGGATTCGGCGGCAAGGAGCCTGCGGATGCCCAGGCCTGTGAGTTCTTCGCGCGGGTACCCTGTGAGCTCGCACGCGGCCTGGTTGACCTCCAGATACTTTCCGTCCCGGTCGGCAATGAAGACGCCGTCGGGGGCATTCTCAACATACGACCCGTACTTCGCCTTGCTCTCCACCAGTGATCGCTGTACGGCGAGTTGCTCCGTGACGTCGATCATGATGCCGATGATGCCGACGGGAAGGCCGTGCTCATCGGTGACCACGGTCTTGTGGAAGCGGATCTCATGGGAGGACCCATCATGGTAGTGCAGGCGCGACTCGTAGACATGCGGGGTCTGGCGGCTGAGGAGTTCAAGGTCGGCCCGGTGGAAGCGTTCAGCGTGCTCCTGTGGTACCTCCGGCACGAGGTCGAAGACCGTCTTACCGATGATGGCCGAGTCGGGAAGTCCGATCACTTCCGATGCAAACGTCGTGTTGCAGTAGATGTAGCGCCCGCTGGTGTCCTTTGCGAAGACCGGCAGAGGAACGGTGTCCAGCAGCGACTTGAACGACGGCATCATTCGGGCCTCAGGGGTTCGGTGCGCGAACGCACATGGAGATACGTGCACATTTTTGCATGAATCGTGCCAGCCAGAGTGCTTCCCAGGCGCTGGAACCGGCATGTCGGGGGGGTGGCGAAACGTAACGATGGCGACTATTGGCCAAGAGGATGGGGGCGCGGGTCGGTGGGCCTGTCAGGCCGAACCCTCGAGCGGAAAGCGAAGGCGTGGGAGGGAACCGTCGAGTTGGAGTGAAAGTGCCTTCATCAACTCCAGGCCCCGCGTCGTGGGGCCCCGGGCCGGGAAGAAAAAGAAGGGGGGGGAGGCGGGGGGGGGGGGGGGGGTCGGGGGGGGGGGGAGGGGGGGGGGGGAAAAAGGGGGAGGAAGAGGGGGGGGGGGGGGAGGGGAAGGGGGGGGGGGGGGGGGGGGGGGGGGGGGGGGGGGGGGGGGGGGGGGGGGGGGGGGGGGGGGGGGGGGAGGGGAGGGGGGGGGGGGGGGGGGGGGGGGGGGGGGGGGGGGGGGGGGGGGGGGGGGGGGGGGGGGGGGGGGGGGGGGGGGGGGGGGGGGGGGGGGGGGGGGGGGGGGGGGGGGGGGGGGGGGGGGGGGGGGAGGGGGGGGGGGGGGGGGGGGGGGGGGGGGGGGGGGGGGGGGGGGGGGGGGGGCGGGGGGGGGGGGGGGGGGGGGGGGGGGGGGGGGGGGGCGGGGGGGGGGGGGGGGGGGGGGGGGCGGGGGGGGGGGTATCACACAGATCGGTCCGGGGATCGTGTCCACGACTGGTGGATGATCGCGTGATCATGTGTCACTCATTCCCCCCGTGGGATCAGAATGCTGTAATGTGTTCCGTTGTTGACGGTCATGGTCGCCGTGCCGCCGACCTGTGCCGTGAGGCTGGTGATCAGCATGGTTCCCATGGACGAGGCAGAGGCCCAGGCTTCGCCATGCGGGTGCCCGATCCCGTCGTCATCGACCTGCAGGGTTACGAGACCGGCCGTATCGCTACGGATGGCGATGCGGATGGTGCCGCGGTCCCGGCCGGCGAAGGCATGCTTGAGGGCATTCGAAACGATCTCATTGAGTATCAAGCCGCACGGTATTGCCAGGTCGACACCCAGGCGGATATTGTCCGCTTCCACCGCGCAGGAGATGCCGGAACGGACATAGGAGTTCACAAGGTGCGATGCCACGGTGCGTGCATACTCTCCGAAATCGACCTCGGCAAGAGTGACCGAGCGGTAGAGCCGTTCATGCACGAGCGCCATGGATCGCACGCGGTTCTGGCTCTCGCGGAACAGTTCCCGGGTCGGTTCGTCTTTGATCCCGGACATCTGGATGCTGAGCAGGCTGGAGATGATCTGCAGATTGTTCTTGACGCGGTGATGGATCTCCTTGAGCAGGACCTCTTTTTCGCGGAGGGACACCTGGATGAGGGTATCCGCGGCCTTGCGCTCGGTGATATCCAGAGCGGTGAACGCGATACCCTTGCCCGTGTCCTCCGGGTCGATCGGTGTGGACCCGAGGAGGACGTCGATCATGCAGCCATCTTTCCGCTGCCAGCGGGTCTCGATGGCCCCGGTTCCCTTCGCAGCGATCTCAGCGTACTTCTCCGTGCCGACCCGTTCAAATTCCGCATCATTCTCGTACAGCATCCGTGAGCTGCGTCCGAGCAGCTCCTCGCGTGCGTATCCGGTCATGTCACACAAGCGGGTATTGACCTCCCGGAAGACCCGGCCGTTGACGACCCCGATGCCGGTGGGGGCGGCCCTCAGAATGCCACGGACCTTTTCTTCACTGGCGCGCAACGCATCGGTGGCAAGTTTACGGTCGGTGATGTCGATGATGACTCCATCGAGCCACTCCGGATTCCCGGCGAGATCGAAGAAGGCGCCTCCCCGTTCGAAGACCCAGCGGATCGACCCGTCAGCGTGGATGATGCGATACTCGATCTGGTACGGGCGCCTGGCTTTCACTCCTTCGGCGACCGTGCGGTCCACCAGGGACAGATCGTCCGGATGGATGAGGTCCGCATACGTCATCGCGCGATCCTGGAGGAAGACCGACGGAGGGTACCCGGAGATGTTCTGGATCTGGCCGGTCATGATGGTCAGTCGCCACGGGCAATTCACTTCGCAACGATACACGGCGCCGGGGATATTGCCAATGAGGGCCCGGAGAGTCTCTTCCTGACGCCTGGTTTCCTCCGCGTGCATCTGTTCCTGCTTATCGCGGCGGACGGCACGCATGATCGTCGCGCATGTGACCGTGAGCGGTTCGAGCGCATTCGTGAGGGCAGGGGAGTATCCTCCTTGCCTTCCCGCGAGTCCGGCAATACCGCCGAGTTCTCCACCGAAAACGAGAGGGATAAGGATGGCGCTTCCCGGAGGACCCGGCGGTTGGATGCTGCCGGTGTCCGGGCCGAAGCTGACCGGGGAAAAACGTACGGCTGTGTGTTGCTGCACGGACGTGGAATGCTGATACCCGGGGAACAAGCGCAAATTGTCGTTCCAGACCAGGCCCGCGTTGACAATGGTCTCGCTGTACGATGCGCCGTTTTCGTCGCGCAGCACCTGGTCGATGAAGCCCGTGGTACTGGCCGTCATCGCGATGAGGATCTCCATGAGACGGGTGAACACATCGCGGGGTCCGGCGCCAGAGATATAGAGCGACTGGGCTTCGCGGATCTCGCGCAGAAGTTCTTCTGTGGACGGGAGGGAGGGAGGGGTGACCAACGGCTCGGGCCGCCGACGTCGTTGAGTTACGCCCGGGCTTCCTGCTTCCAGTTCCGGTGTGCGTTTGCGACCGAAAACACGTTTCTCTGGCATGAGTGCGTAACTGGTGGTGACCAAGGCCAAGTGTTTCAGGGAATATACACATGGGAAACGGCGAATCAAAACTGACCAGTGAAGAGAACCCTGCAACTCTGTATATGGCGCATCTTTCCGCTTGACATACGCCACGGGATTTCGTAATATATTGCGGATACGTACTCTCTGCTCTTTGCCAGAATGCTCGATCGTTCTCGACCTTTCCCCCGGGCTCACCTGAAATGCATCCCTTTTTGATGACCTCAGGCCATGTTCGTTGGTTTGCCCAATCAACTCGGGGAGTCGAGCGGCCGGGAGAGAGAAAATTGATGTTCACAGCAGAAGCTCGTTCAGAATCCCCGGTTTCATGGAGACCACTTCGTAAAGTGTTGCGGATGGATGCTGTTGAGTTCCTTCTTCCACAGCCAGGTATGAAATGATGCTACCGACAGGCCCAAAGGGTTCGCCCCACCAACCGTCTGGTAAGACGATCGTCATAGTCGAGGACGAGCGCATCGCAGCGGAGGACGTCCGGCGCCGCCTTGAGTCGTGGGGATACCGGGTCGGGGCTGTGGTCGCATCAGGAGAAGAGGCTGTGCATACAGCGGAAACGGCCCATCCCGATCTGATGCTCATGGATATCAAGCTCAAGGGGAAAATGGATGGTGTGGAAGCCGCACGGCGGATCCGGGCACGCACCAACATCCCGGTCATCTATGCTACCGCACATGCGGATCCGCTCACGCTGCAGCGCGCACAGGTCACCGAGCCGTTCGGCCTGATCAACAAGCCATACGACGATGACCAGATGCGTTCTGCCATCGCGATGACCCTTTTCAAGCGCTCGATGGAGCGCCAGGTGAGTGAAGTGGAGGACCGCTACCGGCGGCTCATGTCCCACACCTCCGACCTTGTGTTCGTTGTCCGGGAACGCAAGATCCTCAACGCCAGCGCCACGGCCATCACCGCACTCGGGTATCACCCCGACGAATTGCTCCAGAACGACATCACGCGGTTCGCATCGCCGGACGCTGTCAACGTCCTCCTCTCCGTCCTCGCAGCTCCTGCCGGTGCTCTGCCGGGCAGCCCTGCACGCATCCGCCTCCAGACCAAGTCCGGAGCGGTGCTCACCGTCGACCTGACCGTGGCCAATGCGCGCCAGAACGGTGACCGCGTGATGATGTTGTTCATGAAGGACGTTACCGCTCAATGTGCCGCGGAGGATGAGAACGCTCGCCTGGTGGAGGAGAACTTCGATGTGCGCGCGGAGGCCGAAGAGGCGATGCGTGTGGTCCGTGCGAAACACCGTGAGATCGTCCTGCTGCGTGACCAGCGTGCTGACGGACCCGACGGGGGCCTCGAATCCCGCGGTGCTGACCTTTCGGGACGAGCGCCGCTGGCGACGCTCCGGGGGATCACGGCGCTGCTTCTTGAATCCGGGCTCTCGGACCGCCAGCGACGATATGTTGATGATATCCGGGCCGCGCTTCAGGACCTTGAAACGAGTGATGTTCCCGGAGAGACTGCCGCTCTGGACAACGACGACCTTCCGTTCCTGGTCCGACCGCGCGACACAGATGTACGGGAAAGGGTCTTGTCGCTGGTGGACCGCTTTGCGCGCATAGCGCGGGAGCGTGGGCTGGCCCTTTCCATGCGTGTGGACACGGATGTTCCTCCGGTGTTGCGGTTGGATGCGGACCGTTGGACGGAGATCCTGACCGAACTTGTCGGCAACGCATTGCGCTTCACCCACCAGGGAGAGGTCATCGTTTCCGTCCATGTGGAGCGTGGTGCACATGGTGCGATCGTTCTGCGGAGCGACGTGACGGATACAGGTGACGGCATTTCTCCGGCCAGGATCCCGACACTGTTCCAGCACGCGGGGAACGATGATCCGGTGTTCCTGCGCACCGATTCGCCGCGTGGCGTGGGGCTCAGGTTCTGCAAGCAGGTGATCGAGAGCATGGGTGGTTCCATCGCGGTCGAGAGTGAGCCCGGGAGGGGAAGTATCTTCCGTTGCCGGATCCCATGCGTCACGCCTCAGGCCGGACAGGCCCTGCGGATCGTCAAGCCACCTGTGCCGGGCCACACATCTGAAGCGTCAGCAGTGCAGGCATCGGGCGTGGTCGCGGCTCCGACGGCGCTGCCCGGCACGGGCATGCGGGTTCTTGTTGCCGATGATGAGGAGATCAACAGGGCAGTGGCCCGGAGAATGCTCGAAAATCTCGGGTGCATCGTGGATATCGCCAGCGACGGTTTCGAAGCGGTTGAGGCGGTCCGTTCGGTCCGCTATGACCTGACCTTTCTTGACGTACGCATGCCCGGGCTGGATGGGTTCGCGACGGCGGCAGCGATCCGTTCCATGGGGAGCGCCGCAGTTGGTCTGCGCATCATTGCCATGAGCGCCGATATGCAGGAATCGGACCAGCGGCGGTGCATTGCGGCAGGGATGGACGACACCATCGAGAAACCGTTGTCGCTGGACATTGTGAACTTGCTCGTGACACGCTGGCGGCGCTGATCCATTCATTCTTCCGTTGAGCCCTCCTCTGACGGCGGCACTCTTGTTTGTGTCGCCGTCAATGCTTACCTTGACTCATTCATGACCGGAGACCCAGTCGCATGACATTTCCGCGCCCATTCTACCGCTGGCGCCCGCATCCGTGGCACGGCCTGGAGGTTGGCCCGAAGCCACCGTCCCTTGTCCATGCATTCATCGAGATCACCCCGTTCGACCTTATCAAGTACGAGGTGGATAAGGCGACCGGCTACCTGCGCGTGGACCGCCCGCAGCGGAGTTCGTCGCTCCCCCCATCATTGTACGGCTTCATACCGCGGACCTATTGTGCGAGCCGTGTCGGTGCGATCTCGGGCAGTGGCCGGCATGGCGATGGTGATCCGCTGGACATCTGTGTGCTCAGCGAGAGGCCGATCAGCCGTTCCGAGGTCATCATGAACGCGCGTGTGGTGGGTGGGATCCTCATGGTGGACAGGGGAGAGGCCGACGACAAGATCATTGCGATCCTGGACAACGATTCGTTCTGGAGTGAAGTGCGCGACATCAAGGACCTCCCCGAGATCCTGATCGAACGGTTGCGGCACTACTTCGCAACGTACAAGCTGATCCCCGGCGATCCGACGGTGCACGTCGCGATCGAGAGTGTGTACGGTGCCGACCATGCATTCCAGGTGGTGCAGGCGGCCATTCAGGATTACGAAGAGGTGTACGGCGGATGACGCTCAGTCGTCCGCCTTCACCTCCAGCAGGACGATGCGGTACGAGCGGTGGACCTCCCGTCCGGCGAACAGGATGCCGACCAGCACGCTCAGCATGCCGCAGACGAAGATCGCGAGTGGAACGACCTTCATCATGTCCGCCGACACCAGCAGGTTGACCCCGATCATCACCGACGTGAGCACGAACAGGGCGATCGCGCTCTGCATCGAGAGGATCGCGTTGCGGACGAGCCGGCTGCGGATCAACAGCTCGCCGCTCTGGTTGCTGATACTCATGAAACGGATGTTGTCCGCATACTCGAGATGATCGTGCTGTTGCAGATGGCGCAGATATTTCCGGCGCTCTTCGTTCAGCAGCCGGATGCGGTTCACCAGGATCGAGTAGCGGTTATTCAAGCCGAGCAGCAACAGCCCGACCGCGGAGATGCCCAGGGCGGGGGCAAGCATTCCCTGGATCGCGACAAGCGGGTTCAACGGGATGTCATTCATAGGTCCACGCGCAGTGACTGTCAGTACTCCAGCAAGATACGGATTTTTTCTCTCTTCTTCCGCTGTGCTTCCCGTTCCCCGGGTCTCCATTCGGGGGCGGCGATCCGCCGGCATTCCCTTGACCACTCACACTTTCTGAACTTCCATGGAACCAGTACGTTTCGTCGTTATCGGCCTCGGTGGCTACGGCCTTGTGCACATTGAAGCGGTCCGCTGGCTCGCACGGCAGGGACTCGGCAGGCTGACCGGTGTCGTTGCTCTTCCGGTCGACCGTGCGGCGCGGCCGGACATGGTCGCCTCCCTCCAGCAGGAGGGCGTTGTGTTGTATGAGTCGGTGGAACAGTTCATGTCCTCCGGCATCCGGACCGCGGACGTGCTCACGGTTCCGATCGGCATCCACGAGCATGTGCCGGTGAGCATCGCGGCGATGGAGGCGGGGCTGCACGTGTATTGCGAGAAACCGGTAGCGGGGACGGTACAGGAAGTGGACCAGTTGATCGCTGCCCGCGACCGGACCGGCCGTCACTGTGTGATAGGATTTCAGCATATCTACAGCAACTCGCTCCGGCAACTCAAGGCACGGATCCAGGGTGGCAGGCTCGGGAGCCTCACCCGTGCGACGCTGTTCTCTGGCTGGCCACGCAGCAAACAGTACTTCACGCGCAATGAATGGACGGGAAAACTGCGTATCGGGCAGGACTGGATCCTGGACAGTCCGGCGAACAATGCGAATGCCCACTACCTCCTCAATATCCTGTACGCAGGGTCGCACATGGAGGGGCTGCATCGACGAAGGCGCTCACGGCGCATCTGTACCGGGCGAATCCTCTTGAAAGCACCGATACCGTGCAGTTGCGGTTCGTCACCGATGAAGGTGTACGCATGCATGTGATCCTGACCCATGCCAACGGAAGCCCGCACGGGCCACGGATGGTCTTCACGGGCGAACGGGGGACGGCATACTGGCAGACCGATGAAGGGTTCTCGATCGTGCGCTACGCCGATGGGTCCGCGGAGACGTTCGACAACCGGTTGCACGACAAGTGGCGGTACGACGGATTCAAGAATCTCGTCGAAGCGATCCGCGGCGCCGCGCAGGTCCTGTGTCCACCCGAACTCGCACGCGCGCAGACCCTTGCCGTCAATCTGATGCATGAGAGCTGTCCGGTGATCCGTACGATCGACCCTGCGTACATCACCGAAGCCGAGGACTGGGAGATGTTCCCGCCGAATACGAAGGGCCTGTTCCGTCGGGTGCGCGACATCGATTCGGCGATGGTCGTGGCCGTGCAGGAAGATGCATTCTTTGGGGGGGGGGGGGCCCCGGCCGCCGGCGGGGCGGGCGGGGTGAGAGGTTCCGGGGGTTGGGTACCGTCGGGTCGGGACGGTGCGCGGGTCCGGGGCGCCGGCGGCGATAGGCGTGAATAGGAGAACGGGTCCCGATTGCGAGACCCGCTCTTCGTTCAACTCGTTGATAGCTCATTCAATTAAGAACTAAGAATTCTTAGTTCTTAATTCTTACTTGAGCTTATACCAACCCCTGATCCAACATGGCGTCGGCGACCTTCAGGAAGCCGGCGATGTTCGCACCGTTCACGTAGTTGCCCGGCGTGCCGTACTTCTCGGCAGTTTCCAGGCAGGTCTTGTGGATGCTCTTCATGATCTGATGGAGCCGGTGGTCCACTTCTTCCTTCGGCCAGGGGAGACGCATGCTGTTCTGGCTCATCTCGAGTCCGGAGGTGGCGACACCGCCGGCGTTCGAGGCCTTGCCCGGGGAATAGAGGACCTTGGCATCGAGGAACACCTTCACGCCATCGAGTGTCGTCGGCATGTTGGCGCCTTCGCAGACGCACATGCAGCCGTTCTTGAGCAGCTCTTCAGCGTCGTCCTTATGCAACTCGTTCTGCGTGGCGCAGGGGAGTGCCACATCGACCTTCACGCTCCACGGACGTTTGCCTGCATAGAACGGCACGCCGAACTTCTCGGCGTAGTCCTGCACGCGGTCGCGTGAGCTGGCGCGCATCTCGAGCATGTACTGGATCTTCTCGCCCTGGATACCGTCTTTGTCGTGCACGAAGCCATCGGGGCCGGAGATCGTCACCACTTTGCCGCCGAGCTGGGTCACCTTGTCCACCGCACCCCACGCCACGTTGCCGAATCCGGAGACCGCAACGGTCTTGCCCTGGAACGACGTGCCCTTCGTTTTCAGCATCTCCTCCGTGAAATACACCACGCCATAGCCTGTCGCTTCCGGACGGACCAGCGAGCCGCCCCAGTTGAGGCCTTTGCCGGTGAGCACGCCGGAGAATTCCCGGGTGAGGCGTTTGTACTGACCGAAGAGGAACCCGATCTCGCGGGTACCGACGCCGATATCGCCGGCCGGCACATCCGTGTCCGGGCCGATGTGGCGGAAGAGCTCGGTCATGAAGCTCTGGCAGAAGCGCATCACTTCATTGTCGCTCTTGCCTTTGGGATCGAAATCGGACCCGCCTTTGCCGCCGCCCATGGGAAGGGAGGTAAGACTGTTCTTGAACACCTGTTCGAATGCAAGGAATTTCAGAATGCCGAGGGTCACGGACGGATGGAAGCGAAGGCCTCCTTTGTATGGTCCGATGGCGCTGTTCATCTGGATGCGGAAACCACGATTGATATGGATCTCTCCCTGGTCGTCCATCCACGGAACGCGGAACATGACGACGCGCTCCGGCTCCACCATTCTCTCCAGGATCCTCGCACTCCGGTACTCCGGATGACGCTGGAGCACGAGTTCCAGGGATTGGGCCACTTCTTCGACGGCCTGATGGAATTCCGGTTCGCTGGGGTTCTTGGCCTTGACCTGAGAGATCAAAGCGCTCACGTATTCTGACATAGACTACCTCGGATGCAGTTGTACGATTCGTTGGACTTTACAGAGGGCCGCCGGCCCGGATCTCATCGGCGAAAGAATGCGCCGACGAGTGCCTCGTGATCCCGGTCGTCAAGGTCCTGCATCTCACCCGTGTACATCTCTTCGCCCGCTGGCGCGGTCGAGCCGTCAGGTGTCCGGCGCGACATGGACTTGGTCATCTCCTTGAAGCGGTCGAGCTCTTCCTGATAGAAGG
Above is a window of Ignavibacteriota bacterium DNA encoding:
- the gdhA gene encoding NADP-specific glutamate dehydrogenase translates to MSEYVSALISQVKAKNPSEPEFHQAVEEVAQSLELVLQRHPEYRSARILERMVEPERVVMFRVPWMDDQGEIHINRGFRIQMNSAIGPYKGGLRFHPSVTLGILKFLAFEQVFKNSLTSLPMGGGKGGSDFDPKGKSDNEVMRFCQSFMTELFRHIGPDTDVPAGDIGVGTREIGFLFGQYKRLTREFSGVLTGKGLNWGGSLVRPEATGYGVVYFTEEMLKTKGTSFQGKTVAVSGFGNVAWGAVDKVTQLGGKVVTISGPDGFVHDKDGIQGEKIQYMLEMRASSRDRVQDYAEKFGVPFYAGKRPWSVKVDVALPCATQNELHKDDAEELLKNGCMCVCEGANMPTTLDGVKVFLDAKVLYSPGKASNAGGVATSGLEMSQNSMRLPWPKEEVDHRLHQIMKSIHKTCLETAEKYGTPGNYVNGANIAGFLKVADAMLDQGLV
- a CDS encoding response regulator; the protein is MMLPTGPKGSPHQPSGKTIVIVEDERIAAEDVRRRLESWGYRVGAVVASGEEAVHTAETAHPDLMLMDIKLKGKMDGVEAARRIRARTNIPVIYATAHADPLTLQRAQVTEPFGLINKPYDDDQMRSAIAMTLFKRSMERQVSEVEDRYRRLMSHTSDLVFVVRERKILNASATAITALGYHPDELLQNDITRFASPDAVNVLLSVLAAPAGALPGSPARIRLQTKSGAVLTVDLTVANARQNGDRVMMLFMKDVTAQCAAEDENARLVEENFDVRAEAEEAMRVVRAKHREIVLLRDQRADGPDGGLESRGADLSGRAPLATLRGITALLLESGLSDRQRRYVDDIRAALQDLETSDVPGETAALDNDDLPFLVRPRDTDVRERVLSLVDRFARIARERGLALSMRVDTDVPPVLRLDADRWTEILTELVGNALRFTHQGEVIVSVHVERGAHGAIVLRSDVTDTGDGISPARIPTLFQHAGNDDPVFLRTDSPRGVGLRFCKQVIESMGGSIAVESEPGRGSIFRCRIPCVTPQAGQALRIVKPPVPGHTSEASAVQASGVVAAPTALPGTGMRVLVADDEEINRAVARRMLENLGCIVDIASDGFEAVEAVRSVRYDLTFLDVRMPGLDGFATAAAIRSMGSAAVGLRIIAMSADMQESDQRRCIAAGMDDTIEKPLSLDIVNLLVTRWRR
- a CDS encoding inorganic pyrophosphatase; the protein is MTFPRPFYRWRPHPWHGLEVGPKPPSLVHAFIEITPFDLIKYEVDKATGYLRVDRPQRSSSLPPSLYGFIPRTYCASRVGAISGSGRHGDGDPLDICVLSERPISRSEVIMNARVVGGILMVDRGEADDKIIAILDNDSFWSEVRDIKDLPEILIERLRHYFATYKLIPGDPTVHVAIESVYGADHAFQVVQAAIQDYEEVYGG
- a CDS encoding DUF2721 domain-containing protein, which codes for MLAPALGISAVGLLLLGLNNRYSILVNRIRLLNEERRKYLRHLQQHDHLEYADNIRFMSISNQSGELLIRSRLVRNAILSMQSAIALFVLTSVMIGVNLLVSADMMKVVPLAIFVCGMLSVLVGILFAGREVHRSYRIVLLEVKADD
- a CDS encoding Gfo/Idh/MocA family oxidoreductase; this translates as MEPVRFVVIGLGGYGLVHIEAVRWLARQGLGRLTGVVALPVDRAARPDMVASLQQEGVVLYESVEQFMSSGIRTADVLTVPIGIHEHVPVSIAAMEAGLHVYCEKPVAGTVQEVDQLIAARDRTGRHCVIGFQHIYSNSLRQLKARIQGGRLGSLTRATLFSGWPRSKQYFTRNEWTGKLRIGQDWILDSPANNANAHYLLNILYAGSHMEGLHRRRRSRRICTGRILLKAPIPCSCGSSPMKVYACM
- a CDS encoding PAS domain S-box protein gives rise to the protein MVTPPSLPSTEELLREIREAQSLYISGAGPRDVFTRLMEILIAMTASTTGFIDQVLRDENGASYSETIVNAGLVWNDNLRLFPGYQHSTSVQQHTAVRFSPVSFGPDTGSIQPPGPPGSAILIPLVFGGELGGIAGLAGRQGGYSPALTNALEPLTVTCATIMRAVRRDKQEQMHAEETRRQEETLRALIGNIPGAVYRCEVNCPWRLTIMTGQIQNISGYPPSVFLQDRAMTYADLIHPDDLSLVDRTVAEGVKARRPYQIEYRIIHADGSIRWVFERGGAFFDLAGNPEWLDGVIIDITDRKLATDALRASEEKVRGILRAAPTGIGVVNGRVFREVNTRLCDMTGYAREELLGRSSRMLYENDAEFERVGTEKYAEIAAKGTGAIETRWQRKDGCMIDVLLGSTPIDPEDTGKGIAFTALDITERKAADTLIQVSLREKEVLLKEIHHRVKNNLQIISSLLSIQMSGIKDEPTRELFRESQNRVRSMALVHERLYRSVTLAEVDFGEYARTVASHLVNSYVRSGISCAVEADNIRLGVDLAIPCGLILNEIVSNALKHAFAGRDRGTIRIAIRSDTAGLVTLQVDDDGIGHPHGEAWASASSMGTMLITSLTAQVGGTATMTVNNGTHYSILIPRGE